One stretch of Chloroflexia bacterium SDU3-3 DNA includes these proteins:
- a CDS encoding DUF4132 domain-containing protein produces MTATATDHDRIRLELAPTDWFRAPWRNTPPLPRPPAPPFDREQALESIVKHAKYGTFWYAKKISVAATLTPREAHFWLLVGAALSDRRYDGSALYQQLIAHPLAGDLGAADVLAMLSQVVYQPMPWMIAAAQSFCAPAELVQWLIDSDMLRGKTIHEHAVVVRSVVNGFGQYVIPYLSLVERRAIGQQIRPHLLLADFPRPRAAVSLYERTDPIPMVFYLAALFGGSEDVLCEVLERLPDNIAATESWSEGWVLEALLLGLGGPEQIMRQRQRLGIVLRGGFNARLWLAATAGEDLAGIYSGMKQLNSDGWGRSCFLDMAGALPLVICPETARIMLELEQDPQLISMAREWLDAHVEQAIAGLAPLAAADHELAAAAMDRLRRYARRGHGALVAAQLGALPPAQAQRIREQALADACDLPPMGQRDTPAWLAAAAASAPRLRPVAWLKMPDLPPLVVGGHRLAPEHVSAVVAAIQSSPMGARPPLVELLRQHASPASCAAFAWAIFEDWLAARGPNKDKWGIGVLVQLGGDGVPARLGPLVHEWPAQSQHARAWLGVDCLRMIGSDAALRQLSSIAKTVKFLGTRKRASQHMDAIASERGLTRADLEDRIVPDCGLDAGGGRVFDYGPRQFRFMLRATMRPALRDDRGRVLATLPRPNARDDATLAATAMAQWRQLREQVAAVSKAQAVRLEEAMVDERRWGREAFAQALVRHPLLGHLVQRLVWAAYDAQGQLAATFRVDQDGAYADSSDRPIDLAAYPSVGIPHPLALSKGERAAWGSLLADYQIFSPFPQLTRPHDRFTRAQRGRGDLNLFGRVAIPAADLQRGLEQRGWLRGAPGDGTWFNYHIKPLSLPQMDITAIVKYDPGVHLGTAEAEDQRLAFLTFMPSLCEPSYGLDMFSHIPLGYVPKDAVVEMMEELAAVMEYGHT; encoded by the coding sequence ATGACCGCAACCGCGACCGACCATGATCGCATCCGGCTGGAGCTTGCGCCCACCGACTGGTTTCGCGCCCCCTGGCGCAACACCCCGCCGCTGCCGCGCCCGCCCGCGCCGCCCTTCGACCGCGAGCAGGCCCTAGAGTCGATCGTCAAGCATGCCAAGTATGGCACGTTCTGGTATGCCAAAAAGATCAGCGTGGCCGCCACACTCACGCCTCGCGAGGCCCATTTCTGGCTGCTGGTGGGCGCGGCGCTTTCCGACCGGCGCTACGATGGCAGCGCGCTCTATCAGCAGCTGATTGCCCACCCGCTTGCGGGCGATCTGGGCGCGGCGGATGTGCTGGCCATGCTGTCCCAGGTTGTCTACCAGCCCATGCCCTGGATGATCGCGGCGGCGCAGTCGTTCTGCGCGCCTGCCGAGCTGGTGCAGTGGCTGATCGATAGCGATATGCTTCGTGGCAAGACCATCCACGAGCATGCGGTTGTTGTGCGAAGTGTGGTCAATGGCTTCGGCCAGTATGTTATCCCCTACCTTAGCCTCGTGGAGCGGCGCGCCATCGGTCAGCAGATCCGCCCGCACCTGCTGCTCGCCGATTTCCCCAGGCCGCGCGCAGCGGTGTCGTTGTACGAGCGCACCGACCCTATTCCCATGGTCTTCTACCTTGCGGCGCTGTTTGGCGGCAGCGAGGACGTGCTGTGTGAGGTGCTGGAGCGCCTACCCGACAATATTGCCGCCACCGAGAGCTGGAGCGAGGGCTGGGTGCTTGAGGCGCTGCTGCTGGGCCTGGGTGGGCCAGAGCAGATCATGCGCCAGCGGCAGCGCTTGGGCATCGTGCTGCGCGGCGGGTTCAATGCGCGGCTCTGGCTGGCCGCGACAGCGGGCGAGGATCTTGCGGGCATCTACAGCGGCATGAAGCAGCTGAATAGCGATGGCTGGGGCCGTAGCTGCTTTCTGGATATGGCCGGCGCGCTGCCGCTGGTGATCTGCCCCGAGACAGCGCGGATCATGCTGGAGCTGGAGCAGGATCCCCAGCTGATCAGCATGGCCCGCGAGTGGCTGGATGCGCATGTGGAGCAGGCCATCGCCGGCCTCGCGCCGCTGGCCGCTGCCGACCACGAGCTGGCTGCGGCGGCGATGGATCGGCTGCGGCGCTACGCGCGGCGCGGCCACGGGGCGCTGGTGGCGGCCCAGCTGGGCGCGCTGCCGCCAGCCCAGGCCCAGCGCATCCGCGAGCAGGCGCTGGCCGATGCCTGCGATCTGCCGCCCATGGGCCAGCGCGACACGCCCGCCTGGCTGGCCGCTGCGGCGGCGTCCGCCCCCCGCCTGCGGCCAGTGGCCTGGCTGAAGATGCCCGATCTGCCGCCGCTGGTGGTGGGCGGCCATCGGCTCGCCCCCGAGCACGTGTCGGCGGTGGTGGCCGCCATCCAGTCCAGCCCCATGGGTGCGCGCCCGCCCCTGGTGGAGCTGCTGCGCCAGCACGCCTCGCCCGCATCGTGCGCGGCCTTCGCGTGGGCGATCTTCGAGGACTGGCTGGCGGCGCGCGGGCCGAACAAGGACAAGTGGGGCATCGGCGTGCTGGTGCAGCTGGGCGGCGACGGTGTGCCCGCGCGGCTCGGCCCGCTGGTGCACGAGTGGCCCGCCCAGAGCCAGCACGCCCGCGCCTGGCTGGGCGTCGACTGCCTGCGTATGATCGGCAGCGATGCCGCGCTTAGGCAGCTGAGCAGCATCGCGAAGACGGTGAAGTTTCTGGGCACGCGCAAGCGCGCCTCGCAGCATATGGATGCGATCGCCAGCGAGCGCGGGCTGACCCGTGCCGATCTGGAAGATCGGATCGTGCCCGACTGCGGGCTGGATGCGGGCGGCGGGCGCGTGTTCGACTACGGGCCGCGCCAGTTCCGCTTCATGCTGCGGGCCACCATGCGGCCCGCCCTGCGCGACGACCGAGGCCGCGTGCTGGCGACCCTGCCGCGCCCCAACGCCAGGGATGATGCCACCCTGGCGGCCACGGCCATGGCCCAGTGGCGGCAGCTGCGCGAGCAGGTGGCGGCTGTGTCCAAGGCCCAGGCGGTGCGCCTGGAGGAGGCCATGGTCGACGAGCGCCGCTGGGGTCGCGAGGCCTTCGCGCAGGCGCTGGTGCGCCACCCGCTGCTGGGCCACCTGGTGCAGCGCCTGGTGTGGGCGGCCTACGATGCCCAGGGCCAGCTGGCCGCGACCTTCCGCGTCGATCAGGATGGGGCATATGCCGATAGCAGCGACCGCCCCATCGATCTGGCGGCCTACCCCAGCGTGGGCATCCCGCACCCGCTGGCCTTGTCCAAGGGCGAGCGCGCGGCCTGGGGGTCGCTGCTGGCCGACTACCAGATCTTCTCGCCCTTCCCCCAGCTTACCCGCCCCCACGACCGCTTTACCCGCGCCCAGCGCGGTCGCGGCGATCTGAATCTGTTTGGCCGGGTCGCCATCCCCGCCGCCGATCTGCAGCGGGGCCTGGAGCAGCGCGGCTGGCTGCGCGGCGCGCCGGGCGACGGCACGTGGTTTAACTACCACATAAAGCCGCTGTCGCTGCCGCAGATGGACATCACTGCTATCGTCAAGTATGATCCTGGCGTGCATCTGGGTACGGCGGAGGCCGAGGATCAGCGGCTGGCCTTCTTGACCTTTATGCCGAGCCTCTGCGAGCCGAGCTATGGCCTCGATATGTTTAGCCATATTCCGCTCGGCTATGTGCCCAAGGACGCGGTGGTGGAGATGATGGAAGAGCTTGCCGCCGTGATGGAGTATGGCCACACCTAA
- a CDS encoding maleylpyruvate isomerase family mycothiol-dependent enzyme, with protein sequence MLRPVEPILIAHMLPELHGELMQLLRPLSRMGWLWPTPVPDWDVHDVVAHMLDTDLRRVSSQRDGYRPAPIGPPPASYAELVALLNRLNEQWVVAARRLSPAILLDMLDLIAPQAHALLAALDPMAPAAIGVAWAGEGESANWFDVAREYTEKWHHQQHIREAVGAPLLVERRWLYPALDTFMRGLPHTYRDLTAPDGTDLTVAIAGEAGGEWTLGRRDGAWRLFWGASPAPAARAELDDDTAWRLFTKGLEPEHAAPYLTVAGDEQLGRQLLHLLAIMA encoded by the coding sequence ATGCTTCGCCCGGTTGAGCCGATTCTGATCGCCCATATGCTGCCCGAGCTGCACGGCGAGCTGATGCAGCTGCTGCGCCCGCTCTCGCGCATGGGCTGGCTCTGGCCTACGCCCGTGCCGGACTGGGATGTGCACGATGTGGTCGCCCACATGCTGGACACCGACCTTCGCAGGGTCTCGTCGCAGCGCGACGGGTACCGCCCCGCGCCTATCGGCCCGCCGCCCGCCAGCTACGCCGAGCTGGTGGCGCTGCTGAACCGCCTGAACGAGCAGTGGGTGGTGGCCGCGCGGCGGCTCAGCCCCGCCATCCTGCTCGATATGCTCGACCTGATCGCGCCGCAGGCCCACGCGCTGCTGGCCGCGCTTGACCCGATGGCACCTGCCGCCATCGGCGTGGCCTGGGCGGGCGAGGGGGAGTCGGCCAACTGGTTCGATGTGGCCCGCGAGTACACCGAGAAGTGGCACCACCAGCAGCACATCCGCGAGGCGGTGGGCGCGCCGCTGCTGGTCGAGCGCCGCTGGCTCTACCCCGCGCTGGACACCTTCATGCGCGGGCTGCCCCACACCTACCGCGATCTGACCGCGCCAGATGGAACCGACCTGACGGTGGCGATAGCGGGCGAGGCGGGCGGCGAGTGGACCCTGGGCCGCCGCGATGGCGCGTGGCGACTGTTCTGGGGAGCCTCGCCAGCACCAGCCGCGCGCGCCGAGCTGGATGATGATACGGCCTGGCGTCTGTTCACCAAGGGCCTAGAGCCGGAGCACGCCGCGCCGTACCTGACGGTGGCGGGCGATGAGCAGCTGGGCAGGCAGCTCCTTCACCTGCTGGCGATCATGGCCTGA
- a CDS encoding alpha-N-arabinofuranosidase, with the protein MNATPQSARVSIDFDRVIAPISPLLFGGFAEHMGRCIYEGIYDPRSPHADEDGLRTDVLDALRELNYRIIRYPGGNFVSGYRWLDGVGPRDERPRRRELAWHSIETNQFGTHEFMRFCQKLGTQPMLAVNLGTGSIQSAADLVEYCNAPVGSYYADMRARNGQAEPWGVKYWCLGNEMDGPWQIGHREAADYAHTALEAAKLMKMHDPSIKLIACGSSNSTIASYPAWDRTVLETCWEQIDYLSMHYYANNNAGDTASYLALARQFECHIDTLAGAMRYAKAARRSKHDVHLCWDEWNVWYKADIEYDGWQEAPHLIEEIYNLEDALVVAQWLGVFLRRADVLKIACVAQIVNIIAPILTTADGLLKQSIFYPFQLFSRYASGNALDLGVRAPTYETRQFGDVELLDASASHDPETGRSALFLVNRSQDADLPVELRWQNGAPQRITGIYRVAGGDPKLVNSFAQPGALGIERVDAPAQPAEAATITLPPLSFSVVLCEGA; encoded by the coding sequence ATGAACGCCACCCCCCAGTCCGCCCGCGTCTCTATCGACTTCGACCGCGTGATCGCCCCGATCTCGCCGCTGCTGTTCGGCGGGTTTGCCGAGCACATGGGCCGCTGCATCTACGAGGGCATCTACGACCCGCGCTCGCCCCACGCCGACGAGGACGGCCTGCGCACTGATGTGCTCGATGCCCTGCGCGAGCTGAACTACCGGATCATCCGCTACCCGGGCGGCAACTTCGTGAGCGGCTACCGCTGGCTCGACGGCGTGGGGCCGAGGGATGAGCGCCCGCGCCGCCGCGAGCTGGCCTGGCACTCGATCGAGACCAACCAGTTTGGCACCCACGAGTTCATGCGCTTCTGCCAGAAGCTGGGCACCCAGCCCATGCTGGCGGTGAACCTGGGCACCGGCAGCATCCAGTCCGCCGCCGACCTAGTGGAGTACTGCAACGCGCCCGTGGGCAGCTACTACGCCGACATGCGGGCCAGGAATGGCCAGGCCGAGCCGTGGGGCGTGAAGTACTGGTGCCTGGGCAACGAGATGGACGGCCCATGGCAGATCGGCCACCGCGAGGCCGCCGACTACGCCCACACCGCGCTGGAGGCCGCCAAGCTGATGAAGATGCACGACCCCAGCATCAAGCTGATCGCCTGTGGCTCCTCGAACAGCACGATCGCCAGCTACCCCGCCTGGGATCGCACCGTGCTGGAGACCTGCTGGGAGCAGATCGACTACCTCTCCATGCACTACTACGCCAACAACAACGCGGGCGATACCGCCAGCTACCTGGCGCTGGCCCGCCAGTTCGAGTGCCACATCGACACGCTGGCCGGGGCGATGCGCTACGCCAAGGCGGCGCGGCGCTCGAAGCACGATGTGCACCTGTGCTGGGATGAGTGGAACGTGTGGTACAAGGCCGATATCGAGTACGACGGCTGGCAGGAGGCCCCGCACCTGATCGAGGAGATCTACAACCTGGAGGATGCGCTGGTGGTGGCGCAGTGGCTGGGCGTGTTCCTGCGCCGCGCCGATGTGCTGAAGATCGCCTGCGTGGCCCAGATCGTCAACATCATCGCGCCCATTCTCACCACCGCCGATGGCCTGCTCAAGCAGTCGATCTTCTACCCCTTCCAGCTGTTCAGCCGCTACGCCAGCGGCAACGCGCTGGACCTGGGCGTGCGTGCGCCGACCTACGAGACGCGGCAGTTTGGCGATGTGGAGCTGCTGGATGCCTCGGCCAGCCACGACCCCGAGACGGGGCGCAGCGCCCTGTTTCTGGTGAACCGCAGCCAGGATGCCGACCTGCCGGTGGAGCTGCGCTGGCAGAACGGTGCGCCCCAGCGCATCACGGGCATCTACCGCGTGGCGGGCGGCGACCCCAAGCTGGTCAACAGCTTCGCGCAGCCAGGCGCGCTGGGCATCGAGCGGGTGGACGCGCCCGCGCAGCCCGCCGAGGCCGCCACGATCACGCTGCCGCCGCTCTCGTTCAGTGTGGTACTCTGTGAGGGCGCGTAG
- a CDS encoding AAA family ATPase, whose translation MYLHRVILDHIRGFEHLDFTLARPDGSYAGWTVFTGDNGAGKSTLLKAIAMGLTGRDTARALQPNLNQWVRHGSPDEKGSITLEISRVAQDDTFVSTGKTPVSRFSANLLLRNTSRETIIEIPAKRKSLLPSERSIWAVDAPGWFSCGYGPFRRVFGASSEATQLMMAPRTQRFATMFQEAASLQQATQWLRELRYKALEGRRVDQEQLDMLLELFNDSLLPNQLRIDRVDSDGLWLEDRHGIQVVWEDMSDGYRAMLALLTDILRHLIDTYGTQGLFAHDSEGNVIINRSGVVLIDEIDAHLHPEWQREIGFWLKQRFPHIQFLVSTHSPIICQAADPNGLFVLPEPGGDQQPMALSEDDYQKVIASRPDTILLTSAFGLENTRSPRAVQARSDYARLQAKQRAGAKLTADERRDIEQLALFAQTDEEL comes from the coding sequence ATGTACCTGCACCGAGTGATCCTTGATCATATTCGAGGCTTTGAGCATCTTGATTTCACCCTTGCCCGACCAGATGGCAGCTACGCTGGCTGGACGGTGTTTACGGGCGATAATGGCGCAGGGAAAAGCACGCTCCTCAAGGCCATCGCGATGGGGCTGACAGGCCGCGATACCGCGCGGGCGCTTCAGCCAAATCTCAATCAGTGGGTGCGGCATGGGTCGCCAGATGAGAAAGGCAGCATTACGCTAGAGATCAGCCGTGTTGCGCAGGATGATACCTTTGTTAGCACGGGGAAGACGCCAGTCTCGCGCTTCAGTGCGAATCTGCTGCTGCGGAATACGTCGAGAGAAACGATTATAGAGATACCCGCGAAGAGAAAATCTTTGCTGCCTTCGGAACGAAGCATCTGGGCGGTCGACGCACCGGGCTGGTTTTCCTGCGGCTATGGGCCATTTCGTCGAGTGTTTGGTGCGTCATCAGAAGCAACTCAATTGATGATGGCCCCCAGAACGCAACGATTTGCCACCATGTTTCAAGAGGCGGCGTCGCTCCAGCAGGCCACCCAATGGCTGCGCGAGCTGCGCTATAAGGCGCTTGAGGGAAGGCGAGTCGATCAAGAGCAGCTTGATATGCTCCTTGAGCTTTTTAATGATTCGCTGCTGCCCAATCAATTGCGGATTGATCGGGTTGATTCGGATGGGTTGTGGCTAGAGGATCGGCATGGTATCCAAGTAGTGTGGGAAGATATGAGCGATGGATACCGTGCGATGCTCGCACTCCTGACTGATATCCTGCGACATCTGATTGATACATATGGCACGCAGGGCCTTTTTGCGCATGACTCGGAAGGAAATGTGATCATTAATCGCAGTGGTGTGGTGCTGATAGACGAGATCGATGCGCATCTCCACCCCGAGTGGCAGCGTGAGATAGGCTTTTGGCTCAAGCAGCGTTTTCCCCACATTCAGTTTTTGGTGAGCACCCATAGCCCGATTATCTGCCAGGCTGCCGATCCGAATGGCCTGTTTGTTCTGCCCGAGCCTGGGGGTGATCAGCAGCCCATGGCGCTGAGTGAGGATGACTACCAAAAAGTCATCGCATCGCGGCCCGATACGATTCTGCTCACCTCGGCGTTTGGCCTAGAGAACACGCGCTCGCCACGGGCGGTGCAGGCCCGCAGCGACTATGCGCGCCTCCAGGCCAAGCAGCGGGCTGGCGCAAAGCTGACCGCCGATGAGCGCCGTGATATCGAGCAGCTTGCGCTGTTTGCGCAGACTGATGAGGAGCTATAG
- the mnmE gene encoding tRNA uridine-5-carboxymethylaminomethyl(34) synthesis GTPase MnmE — protein MLYDDTIAAIATPPGEGGIGIIRLSGRGAMPILQAMFAPTRPGRWRSYQMRHGHVVAADGERVDEALAVFMRGPRSFTAEDVAEISCHGGPLVLARALGLALAHGARLAEPGEFTMRAFTNGRIDLTRAEATLDVIQAKTDAALRLAQAQLGGWLSAELAAIREELLAPLAYVTALIDFPEDEVEAHEVERPVRAALARLDALLATADQGVIYRQGARAALIGRPNAGKSSLLNALLRTERAIVTPIPGTTRDTLEETANVRGIPVVLVDTAGITETLDPVEQIGVGRSRAALASAELVLLVLDATADIGEDERQIAVLAEGKQAVVVLNKRDLLGGDAPSERVAQAQALLPAAPLVHISATTGEGLDALRDAVASQLLGGISLGEGRLITSPRHRDALGRAAQLLRDALRGHQRGISPDLLSIDLTAALAAIGEVTGEAVGDDLLAAIFSRFCIGK, from the coding sequence ATGCTCTACGACGACACTATCGCAGCCATCGCCACCCCGCCTGGCGAGGGCGGCATCGGCATCATCCGCCTGAGCGGCAGGGGCGCGATGCCCATCCTGCAGGCCATGTTCGCGCCTACCCGCCCTGGCCGCTGGCGCAGCTACCAGATGCGCCACGGCCACGTGGTGGCCGCCGACGGCGAGCGCGTGGATGAGGCCCTGGCCGTGTTCATGCGCGGCCCGCGCAGCTTCACCGCCGAGGATGTGGCCGAGATCTCGTGCCACGGCGGGCCGCTGGTGCTGGCCCGCGCCCTGGGGCTGGCGCTGGCCCACGGCGCGCGGCTGGCCGAGCCGGGCGAGTTCACCATGCGCGCCTTCACCAACGGCAGGATCGACCTGACCCGCGCCGAGGCCACGCTCGATGTCATCCAGGCCAAGACCGACGCGGCCCTGCGCTTGGCCCAGGCCCAGCTGGGCGGCTGGCTCTCCGCCGAGCTGGCCGCCATCCGCGAGGAGCTGCTGGCCCCGCTGGCCTACGTCACCGCGCTGATCGACTTCCCCGAGGACGAGGTGGAGGCCCACGAGGTCGAGCGGCCCGTGCGCGCCGCCCTGGCCCGGCTCGACGCGCTGCTGGCCACCGCCGACCAGGGCGTGATCTACCGCCAGGGCGCGCGCGCCGCGCTGATCGGGCGGCCCAACGCGGGCAAGTCCAGCCTGCTCAACGCGCTGCTGCGCACCGAGCGCGCCATCGTCACCCCCATCCCCGGCACCACCCGCGACACCCTGGAGGAGACCGCCAACGTGCGCGGCATCCCTGTGGTGCTGGTGGATACGGCGGGCATCACCGAGACGCTCGACCCGGTGGAGCAGATCGGGGTGGGCCGCAGCCGCGCCGCGCTGGCCAGCGCCGAGCTGGTGCTGCTGGTGCTAGATGCCACCGCCGACATAGGCGAGGACGAGCGCCAGATCGCGGTGCTGGCCGAGGGCAAGCAGGCCGTGGTGGTGCTGAACAAGCGCGACCTGCTGGGCGGCGATGCCCCGAGCGAGCGCGTGGCCCAGGCCCAGGCCCTGCTGCCCGCCGCGCCGCTGGTGCACATCTCGGCCACCACGGGCGAGGGGCTGGATGCGCTGCGCGACGCCGTGGCCAGCCAGCTGCTGGGCGGTATCTCGCTGGGCGAGGGGCGGCTGATCACCAGCCCGCGCCACCGCGACGCGCTGGGCCGCGCCGCCCAGCTGCTGCGCGACGCCCTGCGCGGCCACCAGCGCGGCATCAGCCCCGACCTGCTGTCCATCGACCTGACGGCGGCGCTGGCCGCCATCGGCGAGGTGACGGGCGAGGCCGTGGGCGACGACCTGCTGGCCGCGATCTTTAGCCGGTTCTGCATTGGGAAGTAG
- a CDS encoding DUF58 domain-containing protein, producing MNLRPLGILALALLSFLVAQGTGIRLFFHLFYMMLALLAISAVWAWVNLRGLRVQRETFTSRTQVGGVAQERISVQNLWPIPKLWIELRDHSDMPLHAPGFVAYLPPRERRRWTAKTPCTMRGKFTLGPTTLVSGDPFGIFQFARSFDATSEVLVYPRTTPLPEFSMPSAELPGGQDVKSRAYHVTPNVASIREYQPGDSFNRIHWRSTARTGRMMVKEFELDPTAEIYVVLDMQERVHQALAGQRRRGEGEPRISESTEEYAVQAAASIMRHLIEKNRTVGLVAWGQHREVIPAERESRQIFKMLEALAVLRAHGVQPLAEVLAAESARFGRNCTLVIVTPSLDERWVASLQQLRYRGVRAVVVLVDPQSFGGWRDTLAVQQRLAELRTPTYLYRYGQRLEDALSTPELFREPVAAGRA from the coding sequence ATGAACCTGCGACCGCTGGGCATCCTCGCGCTCGCGCTGCTGAGCTTTCTGGTGGCGCAGGGCACGGGCATCCGCCTGTTCTTCCACCTGTTCTACATGATGCTGGCGCTGCTGGCGATCTCGGCGGTGTGGGCCTGGGTCAACCTGCGCGGCCTGCGCGTGCAGCGCGAGACCTTCACCAGCCGCACCCAGGTGGGCGGCGTGGCCCAGGAGCGCATCTCGGTGCAGAACCTCTGGCCCATCCCCAAGCTCTGGATCGAGCTGCGCGACCACTCGGACATGCCGCTGCACGCTCCGGGCTTCGTGGCCTACCTGCCGCCCCGCGAGCGCCGCCGCTGGACGGCCAAGACGCCCTGCACCATGCGCGGCAAGTTCACGCTCGGCCCCACCACCCTGGTCAGCGGCGACCCCTTCGGCATCTTCCAGTTCGCCCGCAGCTTCGACGCCACCAGCGAGGTGCTGGTCTACCCCCGCACCACGCCGCTGCCCGAGTTCAGCATGCCCAGCGCCGAGCTGCCCGGCGGCCAGGATGTGAAGAGCCGCGCCTACCACGTGACGCCCAACGTCGCCTCCATCCGCGAGTACCAGCCCGGCGATAGCTTCAACCGCATCCACTGGCGCAGCACCGCCCGCACCGGCAGGATGATGGTCAAGGAGTTCGAGCTAGACCCCACCGCCGAGATCTATGTGGTGCTCGACATGCAGGAGCGCGTGCACCAGGCCCTGGCCGGGCAGCGCCGCAGGGGCGAGGGCGAGCCGCGCATCAGCGAGTCGACCGAGGAGTACGCCGTGCAGGCCGCCGCCTCGATCATGCGCCACCTGATCGAGAAGAATCGCACCGTGGGGCTGGTGGCCTGGGGCCAGCACCGCGAGGTGATCCCCGCCGAGCGCGAGTCGCGCCAGATCTTCAAGATGCTGGAGGCGCTGGCGGTGCTGCGCGCCCACGGCGTCCAGCCGCTGGCCGAGGTGCTGGCGGCAGAGAGCGCCCGCTTTGGCCGCAACTGCACGCTGGTGATCGTCACGCCCTCGCTCGATGAGCGCTGGGTGGCCAGCCTGCAGCAGCTGCGCTACCGTGGCGTGCGCGCGGTGGTGGTGCTGGTCGACCCGCAGTCCTTCGGCGGCTGGCGCGATACCCTGGCGGTGCAACAGCGCCTGGCCGAGCTGCGGACGCCCACCTACCTCTACCGCTACGGCCAGCGCCTGGAGGATGCGCTCTCCACGCCCGAGCTGTTCCGCGAGCCGGTGGCGGCGGGCCGTGCCTAA
- a CDS encoding class I SAM-dependent methyltransferase: MEIEQVWQVYAAQGYPALRLIAPSTASAQLYYALIAFAHDDIAAAQQAAQAAAASQPDSRVFAEAAIYLGRVAQQGRQQVYVDGGAFTAFITSGGNVPLYVETSRLLRQIYEQHDQLRLLDVGAGNGHALIPALVPQVAHVGVVEPSAALSAELGAKLEQRGVAHTIYPSTLQDFARQHGQRWDLIQATYSLQSIPPAERGPMLRWLRQHTDRLLIAEFDAPAVRNFFEPSYVRYVLERYEQGLAEYASDHGLVSQGFLMPVMFGYFDRSALRTNYEQPIAAWADDLRAAGFGAIDAHAIYPYWWGAATLLDARA; the protein is encoded by the coding sequence ATGGAGATCGAGCAGGTCTGGCAGGTCTACGCCGCACAGGGCTACCCCGCGCTGCGGTTGATCGCCCCCAGCACAGCATCCGCCCAGCTCTACTACGCACTGATTGCCTTCGCCCACGACGACATAGCCGCCGCGCAGCAGGCCGCCCAGGCCGCCGCCGCATCCCAGCCCGACAGCCGGGTATTCGCCGAGGCCGCCATCTACCTGGGGCGCGTGGCCCAGCAGGGCAGACAGCAGGTCTATGTCGATGGCGGGGCCTTCACCGCCTTCATCACCAGCGGCGGGAATGTGCCGCTGTATGTGGAGACAAGCCGGCTGCTGCGGCAGATCTACGAGCAGCACGACCAGCTGCGGCTGCTGGATGTGGGGGCAGGCAACGGCCACGCGCTCATCCCCGCGTTGGTGCCACAGGTCGCCCATGTGGGCGTGGTCGAACCATCGGCGGCGCTCTCCGCCGAGCTGGGGGCCAAGCTCGAACAGCGCGGCGTAGCCCACACCATCTACCCCAGCACGCTGCAGGACTTCGCGCGCCAGCACGGCCAGCGCTGGGATCTCATCCAGGCCACCTACAGCCTGCAGTCTATCCCGCCCGCCGAGCGCGGCCCCATGCTGCGCTGGCTGCGGCAGCACACCGACCGGCTGCTGATCGCCGAGTTCGACGCACCTGCCGTGCGCAACTTCTTCGAGCCTAGCTATGTGCGCTATGTGCTGGAGCGCTACGAGCAGGGCCTGGCCGAGTACGCCAGCGACCACGGGCTGGTGAGCCAGGGCTTCCTGATGCCGGTGATGTTTGGCTACTTCGACCGCAGCGCCCTGCGCACCAACTACGAGCAGCCGATTGCAGCCTGGGCCGATGATCTGCGGGCGGCGGGCTTTGGCGCGATTGACGCGCACGCCATCTACCCATACTGGTGGGGCGCGGCCACGCTGCTGGATGCGCGCGCCTAG